A stretch of the Ornithodoros turicata isolate Travis chromosome 4, ASM3712646v1, whole genome shotgun sequence genome encodes the following:
- the LOC135391580 gene encoding cathepsin O-like has protein sequence MMDFSAILFHFPVELCIGLYRRSSESILMCKTLTIFVLVAVIVIPCVDGDISVKTDRHKVIVAQTAEDAFAQYVNIYRKKYSPAEYNVRLDAFKGSLERIKKANSQRNHTDSAFFGLTRFSDMTPVEFNQLLTVLPEKQSFVSFTSDISYPPKFDWRKRNVVSPVRNQLNCGACWAFSTIESIETMNALKTGKLTELSVQQMIDCSNSSNHGCNGGDTCTALEWLKSNRVQLVESSVYPFTATDTGHCKNPESSVRVMVRDYTCSRFVGNEETMLALLANSGPLVAAVDAAAWQDYLGGVIQYHCDAGRNHAVQIVGYDTTVQIPYYIVRNSWGVGFGNDGYLYIAIGKNLCGIAEEVSTVTVV, from the coding sequence ATGATGGACTTTTCTGCTATTTTGTTTCACTTTCCAGTGGAGCTTTGCATTGGACTGTACAGGAGAAGTAGTGAGTCCATCCTCATGTGCAAAACACTGACGATCTTCGTCCTTGTAGCCGTTATCGTCATTCCGTGTGTTGACGGTGATATTTCCGTAAAGACTGACAGACACAAAGTGATAGTGGCGCAAACTGCAGAGGATGCATTCGCCCAATACGTGAACATTTACAGAAAGAAGTACTCCCCCGCAGAATACAATGTCCGCCTGGATGCCTTCAAAGGCAGCTTAGAGAGAATCAAGAAAGCGAACAGCCAGAGAAACCACACAGACAGCGCCTTTTTCGGGTTGACTCGCTTCTCGGACATGACACCGGTGGAATTCAACCAACTGTTGACGGTTCTTCCGGAGAAGCAGTCTTTCGTGTCTTTCACTTCCGACATATCGTACCCACCAAAGTTTGACTGGAGGAAGCGCAACGTGGTCAGTCCCGTTCGCAACCAACTCAACTGTGGTGCCTGTTGGGCTTTCAGCACCATTGAGAGCATAGAGACGATGAACGCGCTTAAGACGGGTAAACTCACCGAGCTGAGCGTGCAGCAAATGATAGATTGTTCAAATTCCAGCAACCATGGTTGCAATGGAGGTGATACCTGTACAGCACTGGAGTGGTTAAAGTCCAACCGAGTCCAGCTTGTAGAGTCTTCCGTATATCCCTTCACTGCCACTGACACAGGTCATTGCAAAAACCCAGAGTCCTCAGTCAGGGTGATGGTTCGAGACTACACATGCAGTCGCTTCGTGGGCAACGAGGAGACTATGCTCGCCCTCCTGGCAAACAGCGGTCCACTCGTGGCAGCCGTGGACGCAGCAGCGTGGCAGGATTACCTGGGCGGAGTCATTCAGTACCACTGCGATGCTGGCCGAAATCATGCCGTGCAGATTGTGGGCTACGACACGACAGTGCAGATCCCCTACTACATTGTCAGGAATTCGTGGGGCGTCGGCTTTGGTAATGACGGTTACCTCTACATTGCAATAGGAAAGAATTTGTGCGGCATTGCAGAAGAAGTGTCCACTGTCACAGTCGTATGA
- the LOC135391578 gene encoding E3 ubiquitin-protein ligase ZNF598-like isoform X2, translated as MDVKEDDNVCIVCWREINVYAVGLCDHPVCHECSTRMRVLCKKSECPICRRNLPKVIFVKTIKPYEQLNERLYTMDPRPQICFETEEVRKVYRELLENRCKYCPPSDKPQGFINLHQLSNHIRKEHRRAFCNLCVEHLKIFPRERTAYSKKELARHLQSGDVEDTSHRGHPLCQFCNVRYFDNDELYRHLRREHYFCHFCGDDYRLQYYRSYEFLREHFRKEHFLCEEGDCKNETFTAAFRSEIDLKAHKAQQHSKTLSKAQAKQARTLELEFTITPRNRADYEDGRRRARNEDRDEQAALNLLRLSSNRPIATESWETQQPVDYRCEKEFPQLGGQTTTVTLVTTYPARRTERVDVNSVEEFPSLNPSSTPRNDCSVLFRCREPKVSIRNRNGPEPKKKESKKSFEEEFPTLSSRMTHVSSATLVPNDTRMQCSQPQGATPQPWQQNGKPKKEEAKNPTEGTTQSLLQLISEARKETPRQQVCATFTANDFPTLNGGPPPGFTAPRGPPPPGFSGGQPEKGPKACAEYTQPAGFAQRNLRLIQDVQRILGDNFMKFKQLSGAFRRDAVSAEEYFSQCVDLFGGEEEFAVVFPELLFLLPDIGKQQELVRTYNVRRRASGALPKNSRFLVCATCQQVLSGDDFRTHTATHS; from the exons ATGGACGTGAAAGAAGACGACAATGTGTGCATCGTCTGCTGGCGGGAAATAAACGTATACGCCGTAGGACTGTGTGATCACCCTGTATGTCACGAGTGCTCGACCAGAATGAGGGTGTTGTGCAAAAAGAGCGAGTGTCCCATATGCCGAAGGAACCTTCCCAAG GTTATCTTCGTGAAGACGATAAAGCCGTATGAGCAGCTCAACGAGCGTCTTTATACCATGGACCCGCGACCTCAAATTTGTTTCGAAACCGAGGAGGTACGCAAAGTATACAGGGAGCTTCTGGAAAACCGTTGCAAGTACTGCCCGCCCAGTGACAAACCACAGGGTTTCATAAACCTGCACCAGCTGAGCAACCATATACGCAAGGAACACCGGCGCGCCTTCTGCAACCTCTGTGTAGAGCACCTCAAGATCTTCCCTCGAGAACGCACAGCCTACTCAAAAAAGGAACTGGCACGCCATTTGCAGTCCGGTGATGTGGAAGACACCTCTCACAGGGGCCACCCGCTCTGCCAGTTCTGCAACGTGCGCTACTTTGACAATGACGAGCTGTACCGGCATCTGCGCAGGGAGCACTATTTTTGCCACTTTTGCGGGGACGACTACCGACTGCAGTACTACCGAAGTTACGAATTCCTGCGGGAACACTTTCGCAAGGAACACTTTCTCTGCGAGGAGGGGGACTGCAAGAACGAGACATTTACGGCCGCCTTTCGCTCAGAGATTGACCTCAAAGCTCATAAGGCACAGCAACACAGCAAGACACTGAGCAAGGCACAGGCCAAGCAGGCGAGGACACTAGAACTTGAGTTCACCATCACTCCGAGGAACCGGGCTGATTACGAAGATGGTAGGCGGAGGGCTCGCAACGAGGACAG GGATGAACAGGCAGCTCTAAACCTTCTTCGACTGTCGTCCAATCGGCCAATAGCGACGGAGAGTTGGGAGACGCAGCAGCCCGTCGACTACCGTTGCGAGAAAGAGTTCCCTCAACTTGGCGGACAAACGACCACAGTGACCCTCGTAACTACGTACCCTGCGCGCAGGACAGAGCGGGTTGATGTCAACAGTGTCGAGGAGTTTCCGTCCCTCAACCCCTCCAGTACCCCCCGGAATGACTGTTCGGTCCTGTTTCGCTGTAGAGAGCCCAAGGTGTCCATACGGAACAG GAACGGACCAGAACCCAAAAAGAAAGAATCCAAGAAAAGCTTCGAAGAAGAGTTCCCCACACTGTCATCCCGAATGACCCATGTGAGCTCTGCCACCTTGGTTCCCAATGACACGCGTATGCAATGTAGCCAACCACAAGGAGCAACACCACAGCCGTGGCAGCAAAATGGCAAACCCAAAAAGGAAGAGGCTAAGAATCCCACAGAGGGAACCACACAGAGTCTTCTCCAGCTCATCTCCGAGGCACGCAAAGAAACTCCACGACAGCAG GTGTGCGCTACGTTCACAGCAAACGACTTCCCCACGCTCAATGGGGGCCCCCCTCCTGGATTTACAGCTCCCCGGGGGCCTCCTCCACCTGGCTTCTCAGGAGGACAACCAGAAAAGGGGCCGAAAGCTTGTGCGGAGTACACACAGCCGGCAGGTTTTGCTCAGAGGAACCTCAGATTGATCCAGGATGTGCAACGCATTCTGGGAGACAACTTCATGAAGTTCAAGCAACTCTCTGGAGCCTTTCGACGA GACGCTGTCAGTGCGGAAGAGTATTTCTCTCAGTGTGTGGACCTGTTTGGTGGCGAGGAAGAGTTTGCAGTTGTCTTTCCCGAGCTCCTCTTCCTCCTGCCGGACATCGGCAAACAGCAGGAACTGGTGCGGACATACAACGTGCGCCGTCGGGCGTCCGGCGCCCTGCCCAAGAACTCTCGCTTCCTCGTTTGTGCCACCTGCCAACAAGTGCTTTCGGGAGATGACTTTCGGACTCACACTGCTACACACTCGTGA
- the LOC135391578 gene encoding E3 ubiquitin-protein ligase ZNF598-like isoform X1: MDVKEDDNVCIVCWREINVYAVGLCDHPVCHECSTRMRVLCKKSECPICRRNLPKVIFVKTIKPYEQLNERLYTMDPRPQICFETEEVRKVYRELLENRCKYCPPSDKPQGFINLHQLSNHIRKEHRRAFCNLCVEHLKIFPRERTAYSKKELARHLQSGDVEDTSHRGHPLCQFCNVRYFDNDELYRHLRREHYFCHFCGDDYRLQYYRSYEFLREHFRKEHFLCEEGDCKNETFTAAFRSEIDLKAHKAQQHSKTLSKAQAKQARTLELEFTITPRNRADYEDGRRRARNEDRDEQAALNLLRLSSNRPIATESWETQQPVDYRCEKEFPQLGGQTTTVTLVTTYPARRTERVDVNSVEEFPSLNPSSTPRNDCSVLFRCREPKVSIRNRNGPEPKKKESKKSFEEEFPTLSSRMTHVSSATLVPNDTRMQCSQPQGATPQPWQQNGKPKKEEAKNPTEGTTQSLLQLISEARKETPRQQVCHSVCATFTANDFPTLNGGPPPGFTAPRGPPPPGFSGGQPEKGPKACAEYTQPAGFAQRNLRLIQDVQRILGDNFMKFKQLSGAFRRDAVSAEEYFSQCVDLFGGEEEFAVVFPELLFLLPDIGKQQELVRTYNVRRRASGALPKNSRFLVCATCQQVLSGDDFRTHTATHS; the protein is encoded by the exons ATGGACGTGAAAGAAGACGACAATGTGTGCATCGTCTGCTGGCGGGAAATAAACGTATACGCCGTAGGACTGTGTGATCACCCTGTATGTCACGAGTGCTCGACCAGAATGAGGGTGTTGTGCAAAAAGAGCGAGTGTCCCATATGCCGAAGGAACCTTCCCAAG GTTATCTTCGTGAAGACGATAAAGCCGTATGAGCAGCTCAACGAGCGTCTTTATACCATGGACCCGCGACCTCAAATTTGTTTCGAAACCGAGGAGGTACGCAAAGTATACAGGGAGCTTCTGGAAAACCGTTGCAAGTACTGCCCGCCCAGTGACAAACCACAGGGTTTCATAAACCTGCACCAGCTGAGCAACCATATACGCAAGGAACACCGGCGCGCCTTCTGCAACCTCTGTGTAGAGCACCTCAAGATCTTCCCTCGAGAACGCACAGCCTACTCAAAAAAGGAACTGGCACGCCATTTGCAGTCCGGTGATGTGGAAGACACCTCTCACAGGGGCCACCCGCTCTGCCAGTTCTGCAACGTGCGCTACTTTGACAATGACGAGCTGTACCGGCATCTGCGCAGGGAGCACTATTTTTGCCACTTTTGCGGGGACGACTACCGACTGCAGTACTACCGAAGTTACGAATTCCTGCGGGAACACTTTCGCAAGGAACACTTTCTCTGCGAGGAGGGGGACTGCAAGAACGAGACATTTACGGCCGCCTTTCGCTCAGAGATTGACCTCAAAGCTCATAAGGCACAGCAACACAGCAAGACACTGAGCAAGGCACAGGCCAAGCAGGCGAGGACACTAGAACTTGAGTTCACCATCACTCCGAGGAACCGGGCTGATTACGAAGATGGTAGGCGGAGGGCTCGCAACGAGGACAG GGATGAACAGGCAGCTCTAAACCTTCTTCGACTGTCGTCCAATCGGCCAATAGCGACGGAGAGTTGGGAGACGCAGCAGCCCGTCGACTACCGTTGCGAGAAAGAGTTCCCTCAACTTGGCGGACAAACGACCACAGTGACCCTCGTAACTACGTACCCTGCGCGCAGGACAGAGCGGGTTGATGTCAACAGTGTCGAGGAGTTTCCGTCCCTCAACCCCTCCAGTACCCCCCGGAATGACTGTTCGGTCCTGTTTCGCTGTAGAGAGCCCAAGGTGTCCATACGGAACAG GAACGGACCAGAACCCAAAAAGAAAGAATCCAAGAAAAGCTTCGAAGAAGAGTTCCCCACACTGTCATCCCGAATGACCCATGTGAGCTCTGCCACCTTGGTTCCCAATGACACGCGTATGCAATGTAGCCAACCACAAGGAGCAACACCACAGCCGTGGCAGCAAAATGGCAAACCCAAAAAGGAAGAGGCTAAGAATCCCACAGAGGGAACCACACAGAGTCTTCTCCAGCTCATCTCCGAGGCACGCAAAGAAACTCCACGACAGCAGGTCTGTCACTCA GTGTGCGCTACGTTCACAGCAAACGACTTCCCCACGCTCAATGGGGGCCCCCCTCCTGGATTTACAGCTCCCCGGGGGCCTCCTCCACCTGGCTTCTCAGGAGGACAACCAGAAAAGGGGCCGAAAGCTTGTGCGGAGTACACACAGCCGGCAGGTTTTGCTCAGAGGAACCTCAGATTGATCCAGGATGTGCAACGCATTCTGGGAGACAACTTCATGAAGTTCAAGCAACTCTCTGGAGCCTTTCGACGA GACGCTGTCAGTGCGGAAGAGTATTTCTCTCAGTGTGTGGACCTGTTTGGTGGCGAGGAAGAGTTTGCAGTTGTCTTTCCCGAGCTCCTCTTCCTCCTGCCGGACATCGGCAAACAGCAGGAACTGGTGCGGACATACAACGTGCGCCGTCGGGCGTCCGGCGCCCTGCCCAAGAACTCTCGCTTCCTCGTTTGTGCCACCTGCCAACAAGTGCTTTCGGGAGATGACTTTCGGACTCACACTGCTACACACTCGTGA
- the LOC135391582 gene encoding synaptogyrin-like, producing MNGGAYGAGKAGAPFDPITFVLKPQVLLRIMCWMMAIVVFGCICSEGWVEDRCRYNGDNNACNFGTAVGVIAFLASCGFLVMEAMFDNFSSIKIRRRAVIGDMGFSGLWSFMWVVCFCYLCDAWRKSEMPDDGYGLNNIRAAIAFSFFSIFTWVGCVFLAYQRYTQGADTPFVPSYEADPVGTYPGGDAYQEPPFSTKADPATNFQAPAY from the exons ATGAACGGCGGAGCGTACGGCGCCGGGAAAGCCGGAGCCCCTTTTGACCCCATCACCTTCGTGCTGAAGCCTCAGGTCCTGCTCCGGATAATGTGTTGG ATGATGGCCATCGTAGTGTTTGGTTGCATCTGCTCTGAAGGCTGGGTGGAAGACCGGTGTCGATACAATGGTGACAACAATGCCTGTAACTTTGGCACGGCTGTAGGTGTCATTGCATTCCTGGCCAGTTGCGGCTTCCTCGTCATGGAAGCCATGTTCGACAACTTCTCGAGCATCAAGATTCGTCGCCGGGCTGTCATCGGCGACATGGGATTTTCGG GGCTGTGGAGCTTCATGTGGGTGGTGTGCTTCTGTTACCTGTGTGATGCCTGGCGCAAGTCCGAAATGCCGGACGATGGTTATGGACTGAACAACATCCGTGCTGCCATTGCCTTCTCCTTTTTCTCCATCTTCACTTGG GTGGGCTGTGTGTTCTTGGCCTACCAGCGCTACACCCAGGGAGCCGACACCCCCTTCGTGCCTAGCTACGAGGCTGACCCTGTGGGCACCTACCCTGGTGGAGATGCCTACCAGGAGCCTCCCTTTTCAACCAAGGCCGATCCTGCCACAAACTTCCAGGCACCCGCCTATTAA